In Mytilus edulis chromosome 7, xbMytEdul2.2, whole genome shotgun sequence, a single genomic region encodes these proteins:
- the LOC139530012 gene encoding uncharacterized protein, giving the protein MVDDNGIENIILLVKESDTVAEFYPSLDGVLTMERLEVEMDSAQKKNKNMMLLTLNLQNKIRQSMHQVTIYKTTNWKDSDKYPSVQSLCYLLEKTSAKRDVPVMIIGRQNTGLSVGGVLSVCLNVIKSSKIRRPFCVLENAMTVNKSSKNFFKNFDDYKLLYNVLQCYLESAHTYDIIE; this is encoded by the exons ATGGTTGACGACAATGGTATAGAAAATATCATTCTTCTGGTGAAAGAAAGCGATACGGTGGCAGAGTTTTATCCATCGTTAGATGGCGTCTTGACAATGGAAAGGTTAGAAGTTGAGATGGATTCTGCCCAGAAGAAGAATAAGAACATGATGCTGTTAAcattaaatttgcaaaacaag ATAAGGCAGTCAATGCATCAGGTTACCATCTATAAAACTACTAATTGGAAAGATTCTGATAAATATCCTTCTGTCCAATCGTTATGTTATCTTCTGGAAAAAACAAGTGCAAAGAGAGATGTTCCGGTTATGATTATTGGCAG acaAAATACTGGATTGTCAGTTGGTGGAGTTTTGAGTGTCTGTTTGAATGTTATAAAGTCAAGCAAAATCCGCAGACCGTTTTGTGTTTTGGAAAATGCAATGACGGTGAACAAAAGCAGCAAAAATTTCTTCAAGAACTTT gaTGACTACAAGTTATTATACAACGTGCTCCAATGCTATTTAGAATCTGCTCATACATATGACATTATTGAGTAA